A stretch of the Ornithodoros turicata isolate Travis chromosome 4, ASM3712646v1, whole genome shotgun sequence genome encodes the following:
- the LOC135390894 gene encoding small ribosomal subunit protein bS21m-like translates to MRHKMFISRTVLVRNNQVEEAFRVLNRILGMEGIFERYRATLYYEKPTKMRRRISYEICKAIYDEDMARRIQFTLRKNREDPWLGNH, encoded by the exons ATGAGGCACAAGATGTTCATCAGCCGCACCGTGCTGGTGCGAAATAACCAAGTTGAAGAGGCGTTCCGTGTGCTGAACAG GATCCTTGGCATGGAAGGGATATTCGAGAGATATCGAGCAACCCTGTACTACGAGAAGCCCACCAAGATGCGACGCCGTATCAGCTACGAAATATGTAAGGCCATTTATGACGAAGACATGGCACGTAGAATACAGTTCACCTTGCGGAAAAACAGAGAAGACCCGTGGCTCGGCAACCACTGA